TACCAGAAAAGTATAGATCATAGAGGAATACCTAGTAGAgtacgtattataattattgtgTGTTAAACttctttatgtaatttttttcaCTTAAAACATCTTTTAACATTTGCGATTAAATTAtgtacgtttttaaaattttaaatttcaaattaatttgggactttttttctttttttttgtgttttgCAAATAATGTTTTGCAATTAAAGGATCAATTAGTTTTCtttaagaaaagtaaaaatcaatttttgtaattatttctttattaatagaatttgatatGTCTGtggttatttaaaaatagtgtctaaaaatttagatattacattaaatgtaaattatgttattacttattaataaCTCATGTTATGTTGActtttatataatgtataatacataGTTTTTAAGTATACAAACACTTTTAATAACCGTATGGTATTTTGTTATAGCCTGGTCGTGTTGTAACATTACTTAATTCTGATAATCCTAATGATGAAGTATGGGGTGTTGCTTATAGAATATCACCCCAAAATATAGATAAAGTAGTAAAACACTTGGATTACAGAGAAAAAGGAGGttatgaaagaaaaagtgTTTTCTTTTATCCATCTTATTCCATTAAAAATACTGCGCCATATTCTTTAACAAATAATACTTTTCCAAATgatcttaaaaataaaaaactattATCATCAGTTTCAGAAAATATgccattttatattacaatttacatAGGTGGTGAAGATAATCCAAATTATGCAGGTGTAgaagatatatatacaatagCAAAACAGATACTAGTGTCTCAT
The genomic region above belongs to Bombus fervidus isolate BK054 chromosome 19, iyBomFerv1, whole genome shotgun sequence and contains:
- the LOC139996915 gene encoding putative glutathione-specific gamma-glutamylcyclotransferase 2, giving the protein MWVFGYGSLIWKADFPYEEILVGYIKGYIRRFYQKSIDHRGIPSRPGRVVTLLNSDNPNDEVWGVAYRISPQNIDKVVKHLDYREKGGYERKSVFFYPSYSIKNTAPYSLTNNTFPNDLKNKKLLSSVSENMPFYITIYIGGEDNPNYAGVEDIYTIAKQILVSHGPSGTNTEYLYNLASAMRVIAPGINDEHLYTLETTVKMLEQERNTEMKLDKNLCDSENG